One stretch of Pseudoalteromonas shioyasakiensis DNA includes these proteins:
- a CDS encoding MinD/ParA family protein — protein MINTVLDQASGLRKMNQNNNSGVKVIAVTGGKGGVGKTNVSLNTAIALGQQGNRVLVLDADLGLANCDVMLGLRVERNLSHVLSGECELDEILVEGPAGIKIVPATSGSQSMVELSPSEHAGLIRAFSELNTEFDILIVDTAAGISDMVLSFSRAAQDVVVVVCDEPTSITDAYALIKVLSREHGVYKFKIVANMVRSLREGQELFAKLSKVTDRFLDVSMELVATIPYDENMRKSTRRQKVIVELFPNSPAAVAFKTLATKAVKWPIPNQPSGHLEFFIEKLVNG, from the coding sequence ATGATTAACACAGTATTAGATCAAGCAAGCGGCCTGCGCAAAATGAATCAAAATAATAATAGTGGCGTTAAAGTTATCGCTGTTACTGGCGGTAAAGGTGGAGTGGGTAAAACCAACGTCTCACTCAACACCGCAATCGCATTAGGCCAGCAAGGAAATCGTGTATTAGTATTAGATGCCGATTTAGGTTTGGCAAACTGTGACGTGATGCTTGGCCTTCGTGTTGAACGTAACTTATCTCATGTTTTGTCGGGCGAGTGTGAGCTTGATGAAATTCTCGTCGAAGGCCCTGCAGGAATCAAAATTGTACCAGCAACGTCTGGTTCTCAAAGTATGGTTGAATTATCGCCATCTGAGCATGCAGGTCTTATACGTGCATTTAGCGAGTTAAACACTGAGTTTGATATTTTAATTGTTGATACCGCCGCAGGTATTTCAGACATGGTATTAAGCTTTTCTCGTGCAGCCCAAGACGTTGTTGTAGTTGTATGTGATGAACCCACCTCAATTACTGATGCTTACGCACTTATAAAAGTACTTAGCCGTGAGCATGGCGTATATAAATTTAAAATTGTTGCCAATATGGTGCGCAGTTTGCGTGAAGGGCAAGAATTATTTGCTAAACTTTCAAAAGTAACGGATCGTTTTTTAGATGTTTCGATGGAGTTAGTAGCAACCATTCCTTATGACGAGAACATGCGTAAGTCTACGCGCCGTCAAAAAGTAATCGTTGAATTATTCCCGAATTCACCAGCAGCGGTGGCGTTTAAAACATTAGCAACAAAAGCAGTTAAATGGCCGATCCCTAATCAACCGTCTGGCCATTTAGAATTTTTTATTGAAAAACTAGTAAACGGCTAA
- the cheY gene encoding chemotaxis response regulator CheY, whose protein sequence is MDKNMKILVVDDFSTMRRIIKNLLRDLGFTNVQEADDGSTALPMLQNQEFDFVVTDWNMPGMQGIDLLRAIRADDSLKHIPVLMVTAEAKKEQIVAAAQAGVNGYIVKPFTAATLKTKLEKVFERLG, encoded by the coding sequence TTGGATAAAAACATGAAAATTCTTGTTGTTGATGATTTTTCTACAATGAGACGTATCATTAAAAATCTATTAAGGGATTTAGGTTTTACCAATGTGCAGGAAGCTGACGACGGTTCAACAGCATTGCCAATGCTACAAAATCAAGAATTTGATTTTGTTGTAACAGATTGGAACATGCCTGGTATGCAAGGTATTGATTTGTTACGCGCAATTCGTGCTGATGATAGCCTTAAGCATATTCCTGTGTTAATGGTGACAGCTGAAGCGAAAAAAGAACAAATTGTTGCTGCTGCTCAAGCAGGTGTTAATGGCTATATCGTTAAACCATTCACTGCTGCGACACTTAAAACCAAATTGGAAAAAGTGTTTGAACGTTTAGGTTAA
- the fliO gene encoding flagellar biosynthetic protein FliO, with protein MNALVVLTSASSTVFPTASPTADLLSMVMSLLLVLVVIIALAFLVKKLNPNLANSDEFKVVRSLPLGSRERLMVIEIDNAQHLIGVTPHSINYLHKLETPLQEKELPELAKKFGKLLNPQSPSNKKN; from the coding sequence ATGAATGCTTTAGTTGTTTTAACAAGTGCGTCGAGCACTGTATTTCCCACGGCATCACCAACGGCAGATTTATTGTCTATGGTGATGTCTTTGCTTTTAGTGCTTGTGGTTATTATTGCCTTGGCTTTTTTGGTAAAAAAATTAAACCCAAACCTTGCCAACAGTGATGAGTTTAAAGTAGTGCGTAGCTTGCCCTTAGGCTCCCGTGAACGTTTGATGGTTATTGAAATTGATAACGCTCAACACTTAATTGGTGTTACCCCGCATAGTATTAATTACTTGCATAAGCTAGAGACACCTTTACAAGAAAAAGAACTCCCAGAACTTGCCAAGAAGTTTGGTAAGCTACTGAACCCACAATCACCTTCAAATAAAAAGAATTAA
- a CDS encoding RNA polymerase sigma factor FliA, producing MGYQSAQNLNAIVEKHASLVKKVACHLIARLPASVQLDDLIQSGMIGLIEASKNFDASKGASFETFAGIRIRGAMLDEIRRGDWAPRSVHRNARLVAETIAELESTLNREPKDTEVAEKLDITLDEYHHILHDVNSSKVLGIEDLGVDEDVITPVGQDLGLDKPFNNVKNERFNQSLLTAIQSLPERDALVLSLYYNDEMNLKEIGHILDVSESRVSQIHGQAMIKLKAKINDWIN from the coding sequence ATGGGATATCAATCAGCACAAAATTTAAATGCGATTGTTGAAAAACATGCCTCTTTAGTGAAAAAAGTGGCGTGCCATCTAATTGCTCGTTTACCTGCCAGTGTGCAACTCGATGATTTAATTCAATCAGGCATGATAGGCCTGATTGAAGCGTCAAAAAACTTTGATGCTAGCAAAGGTGCTAGTTTTGAAACCTTCGCAGGTATTCGTATTCGTGGTGCTATGCTGGATGAAATTCGCCGAGGTGACTGGGCTCCACGTTCAGTTCACCGAAATGCCCGCCTAGTGGCAGAAACCATTGCCGAATTAGAGAGCACGTTAAATCGTGAACCAAAAGACACTGAAGTAGCTGAAAAACTTGATATTACACTGGATGAGTACCATCATATTCTACATGATGTAAATTCTAGTAAAGTATTAGGCATTGAAGACTTAGGCGTGGATGAAGATGTCATCACACCAGTAGGTCAGGATTTAGGACTAGACAAACCGTTTAATAACGTTAAAAATGAGCGGTTTAACCAGTCTCTATTAACGGCTATCCAATCGTTACCAGAAAGAGATGCTCTCGTTTTGTCTTTGTACTACAACGACGAAATGAACTTAAAAGAAATAGGACACATACTCGATGTTAGCGAGTCGCGTGTGAGTCAAATACATGGTCAGGCGATGATTAAGCTCAAAGCAAAAATCAATGACTGGATTAATTAG
- the fliN gene encoding flagellar motor switch protein FliN encodes MSDDQDTMDEWAAALAEAEEAEGGSGDAAVAELDELKDERHELSGDEKRKLDTILDIPVTISMEVGRSKINIRNLLQLNQGSVVELDRVAGEPLDVLVNGTLIAHGEVVVVNDKFGIRLTDVISQVERIKKLR; translated from the coding sequence ATGAGTGATGATCAAGATACAATGGACGAATGGGCTGCGGCATTGGCCGAAGCTGAAGAAGCCGAAGGTGGTTCAGGTGATGCGGCTGTGGCTGAACTTGATGAACTAAAAGATGAAAGACATGAGCTGTCTGGCGACGAAAAACGTAAACTTGATACTATCTTGGACATTCCTGTTACTATTTCGATGGAAGTGGGTCGTTCAAAAATCAACATTCGTAATCTATTACAGCTCAACCAAGGTTCAGTGGTCGAACTAGATCGAGTAGCTGGTGAGCCACTTGATGTATTGGTTAATGGCACCCTGATTGCGCATGGTGAAGTAGTCGTAGTAAATGATAAGTTCGGTATTCGTTTAACTGACGTTATTAGCCAAGTTGAACGTATTAAAAAGTTACGATGA
- the flhA gene encoding flagellar biosynthesis protein FlhA, which yields MEFKAVLQQLNRDKKEYAKGIGTPLMVLAALGMVILPLPPFLLDILFSFNIALALVVLLVTVYTMKPLEFGMFPAVLLIATIMRLALNVASTRVVLLEGHNGGDAAGKVIEAFGSVVIGGNYAVGLVVFLILIIINFVVITKGAGRISEVSARFTLDAMPGKQMAIDADLNAGFISAEQARERREEVTREADFYGSMDGASKFVKGDAIAGIVILVINIVGGLFVGMIQHDLSFSRAMEVYTLLTIGDGLVAQLPSLLLSIGTAIVVTRQNESHNMGDQVKTQLGNEKSLYIASGILIIMGLVPGMPHIAFLSLGALLGYLAYFTQQQKAKAEAEKAEQEANGGAPGTGVANKQEQKELGWDDVQQVDVIGLEVGYRLIPLVDQSQGGELLNRIKGVRKKLSQELGFLVPPVHIRDNLELDPNAYRITMMGVSSGEGELKHGDELAINPGQVFGPIKGVATKDPAFGLDAVWIKPDQKDEAQSLGYTVVDSATVVATHISQLLTNSAALLLGHEEVQNLLDMLAKSHPRLVEGLVPDVLPLTTIVKVLQNLLNEGVAIRDMRSIVQTLVEYGPRSQDPDVLTAAVRISLRRLIVQDAVGMSSEIPVITLAPELEQMLHQSLQNAGDEGAGIEPSLAERLQQSLNEAHQNQEMAGEPSILLTSGMLRTVLSRFVKYTIPGLRVMSYQEVPDERQIKIVSSVGQQ from the coding sequence ATGGAATTTAAAGCGGTATTACAACAACTTAACAGAGATAAAAAAGAATATGCTAAGGGTATCGGTACGCCGTTAATGGTACTTGCTGCGCTGGGTATGGTGATATTACCTCTGCCTCCGTTTCTTTTAGATATTCTTTTTTCGTTTAATATTGCTTTAGCACTCGTGGTGTTACTGGTTACGGTTTATACCATGAAGCCCCTTGAATTTGGTATGTTCCCGGCGGTTCTACTGATTGCAACTATCATGCGCTTAGCGCTGAATGTTGCCAGTACCCGTGTGGTATTGCTAGAAGGTCATAATGGTGGAGATGCAGCTGGTAAAGTTATCGAGGCCTTTGGCTCGGTTGTTATCGGCGGTAACTATGCTGTTGGTTTAGTGGTCTTCCTTATTTTAATCATTATTAACTTTGTGGTTATCACCAAAGGTGCTGGCCGTATTTCTGAAGTATCAGCTCGCTTTACTCTTGACGCAATGCCTGGTAAACAAATGGCGATTGATGCTGACTTAAACGCAGGTTTTATCAGTGCAGAGCAAGCCCGTGAACGCCGTGAAGAAGTCACCCGTGAAGCCGACTTCTATGGTTCAATGGATGGTGCGAGTAAGTTCGTAAAAGGCGATGCAATAGCAGGTATCGTCATTCTAGTGATCAATATCGTTGGTGGTTTATTCGTCGGTATGATCCAACATGACTTATCTTTCAGCCGTGCGATGGAAGTATACACCTTGCTAACCATTGGTGATGGTCTAGTTGCACAGCTGCCTTCACTATTACTGTCTATCGGTACCGCAATCGTTGTTACTCGTCAGAATGAGTCGCACAATATGGGCGACCAAGTTAAGACACAGCTAGGTAACGAAAAGTCACTTTATATTGCATCAGGTATTCTGATCATCATGGGTCTAGTACCAGGTATGCCGCACATCGCATTTTTAAGCTTAGGTGCTTTACTTGGTTACCTTGCTTATTTCACACAACAACAAAAAGCGAAAGCAGAAGCTGAAAAAGCCGAGCAAGAAGCAAATGGTGGCGCACCAGGTACAGGGGTTGCCAACAAACAAGAGCAAAAAGAACTGGGTTGGGATGACGTTCAGCAAGTTGATGTTATTGGCTTAGAAGTAGGTTATCGCTTAATTCCACTCGTTGACCAATCTCAAGGTGGTGAACTGTTAAATCGTATTAAAGGTGTGCGTAAGAAACTGTCTCAGGAGCTTGGTTTCTTGGTGCCTCCTGTGCATATTCGCGATAACTTAGAACTTGACCCTAATGCATACAGAATCACTATGATGGGTGTTTCAAGTGGTGAGGGTGAGCTTAAACATGGTGATGAGCTAGCGATTAATCCAGGCCAAGTATTTGGTCCAATCAAAGGGGTTGCCACAAAAGACCCTGCATTTGGATTAGATGCGGTTTGGATCAAACCTGACCAAAAAGATGAAGCACAATCACTTGGCTATACCGTCGTTGATTCAGCAACGGTAGTTGCAACTCATATTAGTCAGTTACTCACGAACAGTGCTGCTTTACTACTTGGTCATGAAGAAGTACAAAACTTATTAGATATGTTAGCGAAGAGTCATCCTCGCCTTGTTGAAGGACTGGTTCCTGACGTATTACCACTTACTACTATCGTAAAAGTGCTACAAAACTTACTCAATGAAGGGGTGGCAATTCGCGATATGCGCTCGATTGTTCAAACCCTTGTTGAGTATGGTCCACGTAGCCAAGACCCTGATGTACTAACGGCTGCAGTGCGAATTTCACTTCGCAGACTTATCGTTCAAGACGCTGTTGGTATGTCTTCTGAGATCCCTGTCATTACCTTGGCGCCTGAGTTGGAACAGATGTTGCATCAGTCACTTCAGAATGCAGGTGACGAAGGTGCCGGAATAGAGCCAAGCCTTGCAGAGCGACTTCAACAATCATTGAATGAAGCGCATCAAAACCAAGAAATGGCCGGTGAACCTTCGATACTGTTAACGTCAGGAATGTTACGTACTGTGTTATCTCGTTTCGTTAAGTACACAATCCCAGGTTTAAGGGTGATGTCTTATCAAGAGGTACCAGACGAAAGACAGATTAAGATTGTCAGCTCAGTAGGCCAACAATAG
- the flhB gene encoding flagellar biosynthesis protein FlhB: MAEDSGQEKTEEPTGKKIEDAKKKGQVARSKELGTMFVLIFSAISLLLYGPEIGKGLYNVMGRLLSLNRNETYDTTKMFSVWGIVADALLFPMAMFVFIIVIAAFIGNTLLGGFNFSWQAAAPKASKMSPAKGIKRMLGPQAGVELVKSILKFAVVAGFAVFLINTFFDEILHLSQESAPSNFIHALEILSWMFLGLTCTLIIIAAIDAPYQSHKHHKELKMTLQEVKDEYKNSEGDPQIKARIRRTQREMSQRRMMQDVPDADVIVTNPTHYSVALKYDTAKAGAPIVLAKGVDELAMQIRKVGKGNDVPIVESPMLTRALYHTTDVGQQIPDQLFTAVAQVLAYVFQLKRFQKGRGKRPVPLNKKLPIPDAYKY, from the coding sequence ATGGCTGAAGATTCAGGTCAAGAAAAAACCGAAGAACCCACAGGAAAAAAAATAGAAGACGCCAAGAAAAAAGGCCAGGTTGCTCGCTCAAAAGAGTTAGGCACTATGTTTGTGCTTATCTTCTCGGCAATTTCTTTATTATTGTATGGTCCTGAAATTGGTAAGGGACTTTATAATGTCATGGGGCGCTTATTAAGTCTTAATCGAAATGAAACCTACGACACCACTAAAATGTTCTCTGTGTGGGGAATAGTTGCGGATGCTTTACTATTCCCTATGGCAATGTTTGTTTTTATTATTGTAATTGCAGCTTTTATAGGCAATACACTATTAGGAGGATTTAACTTTAGTTGGCAAGCGGCGGCACCAAAAGCGAGTAAAATGTCACCAGCTAAAGGCATAAAACGTATGCTTGGCCCTCAAGCTGGGGTAGAGCTGGTCAAGTCTATTTTAAAGTTTGCTGTCGTTGCCGGTTTTGCGGTGTTTTTAATCAATACCTTCTTTGATGAAATACTACATTTAAGCCAAGAAAGCGCCCCTAGTAATTTTATTCATGCGCTTGAAATTTTATCTTGGATGTTCCTTGGGCTAACTTGTACATTAATTATTATTGCCGCCATTGACGCTCCTTACCAAAGTCATAAACACCATAAAGAGCTAAAAATGACCCTGCAAGAAGTGAAAGACGAATACAAAAACTCTGAGGGTGACCCGCAAATTAAAGCGCGTATTCGTCGAACCCAGCGGGAAATGTCGCAAAGGCGGATGATGCAAGATGTTCCTGATGCAGACGTTATTGTAACCAACCCGACTCACTATTCTGTTGCACTAAAATACGACACAGCTAAAGCTGGTGCGCCTATTGTTCTTGCCAAAGGCGTGGACGAGCTTGCTATGCAAATTCGTAAAGTGGGAAAGGGTAATGACGTGCCAATTGTCGAATCGCCAATGCTTACTCGTGCGTTGTATCACACTACCGATGTTGGTCAGCAAATACCTGATCAACTATTTACCGCAGTAGCGCAAGTGCTAGCTTATGTTTTCCAGTTAAAACGCTTCCAAAAAGGGCGCGGAAAACGTCCTGTTCCGCTCAATAAAAAGCTACCAATACCAGATGCTTACAAATATTAA
- the flhF gene encoding flagellar biosynthesis protein FlhF, with product MKIKRFFAKDMRTALKEVKDELGVDAVIMSNKKLANGVEIVAAVDYDKAAPKAEAKPAVAQSAPAPQHNFVKPEPMRAKPEPQAKVADSLQALLERQAPRPRSPELASMFSQSGIDTSEHYQPKEPSFEQQQPEYKQAPRYQQQAAPRVQTQAHSLGFDDDLDAGFDDLDSPAEHKNSAPANQSEMTTMREEMNAIRQLLEHQVSGLMQQDMARRDPTRACMIDRLAGMGIERDVAEQMACFIPDDVSRQQAWQALLQMVENQMHTTNNEILRQGGVFALVGPTGVGKTTTVAKLAALGAQKYGADKVALITTDTYRIGAYEQLATYGRIIGCGVKQVKDANELAEVLYHLRNKRLVLIDTAGMSQRDLRLTEQLNTLMRNQRVDIRSYLVLSATAQINVLQETVRHFKKVHLSGCIFTKLDESLSLGEIISIAIQNRLPIGYLTNGQRVPEDIRVANAEKLVKKAEQLYLKRAKAQHSRRQAVASNTVGMYD from the coding sequence ATGAAAATTAAACGTTTTTTTGCTAAAGATATGCGCACTGCACTGAAAGAAGTGAAAGATGAGTTAGGTGTTGATGCGGTTATTATGTCGAACAAAAAGCTTGCTAACGGCGTTGAAATCGTTGCAGCTGTTGATTACGACAAAGCAGCCCCGAAAGCCGAAGCTAAACCTGCAGTGGCACAATCAGCACCTGCACCACAGCATAATTTTGTTAAGCCTGAGCCAATGCGTGCTAAACCTGAGCCGCAAGCGAAAGTTGCTGATAGCCTACAAGCGTTACTTGAGCGTCAAGCCCCACGCCCTCGTTCGCCAGAGCTGGCGTCAATGTTTAGTCAATCTGGTATTGATACGAGTGAACATTATCAACCAAAAGAACCAAGCTTTGAGCAGCAACAGCCTGAATATAAGCAAGCTCCTCGTTATCAGCAGCAAGCAGCACCTCGTGTACAAACTCAAGCTCATAGCCTAGGGTTTGATGACGATTTAGACGCAGGTTTTGATGATTTAGACTCACCCGCTGAGCATAAAAACTCAGCCCCAGCTAATCAATCAGAAATGACGACTATGCGCGAAGAAATGAATGCGATTCGTCAATTACTTGAACACCAAGTATCTGGATTAATGCAACAAGATATGGCGCGCCGTGATCCAACACGCGCTTGTATGATTGATCGTTTAGCTGGTATGGGGATTGAGCGTGATGTTGCTGAGCAAATGGCGTGTTTTATTCCTGATGATGTATCTCGCCAACAAGCATGGCAAGCGCTGCTGCAAATGGTTGAAAACCAAATGCATACAACTAACAACGAAATCCTACGCCAAGGTGGAGTTTTTGCACTAGTTGGTCCAACGGGCGTTGGTAAAACAACCACAGTTGCGAAATTAGCAGCACTTGGAGCACAAAAATATGGTGCTGATAAAGTTGCACTGATCACCACTGATACATACAGAATTGGTGCCTACGAACAATTGGCTACTTATGGTCGTATTATTGGTTGTGGTGTAAAGCAAGTAAAAGATGCGAATGAATTAGCTGAAGTGTTATACCATTTACGTAATAAGCGTCTAGTATTAATAGACACTGCGGGTATGAGCCAACGAGATTTACGCTTAACTGAACAATTAAACACCTTAATGCGTAATCAGCGCGTTGATATTCGTAGTTATTTAGTATTAAGTGCTACAGCGCAGATAAATGTTTTGCAAGAAACCGTAAGACACTTTAAAAAGGTTCACCTAAGTGGCTGTATCTTCACTAAATTGGATGAATCTTTAAGTTTAGGTGAGATTATTAGCATAGCGATTCAAAATCGTCTGCCAATAGGGTATCTTACTAACGGTCAGCGCGTTCCTGAGGATATTCGCGTAGCGAATGCTGAAAAACTAGTGAAAAAAGCTGAACAATTGTATTTAAAACGAGCAAAAGCACAACATTCAAGACGTCAAGCAGTAGCGTCGAACACAGTAGGGATGTATGATTAA
- the fliM gene encoding flagellar motor switch protein FliM has protein sequence MSDLLSQDEIDALLHGVDEVEEEDIHEGDDLDSNTLQYDFSSQDRIVRGRMPTLEIVNERFARHMRISLFNMMRRTAEVSINGVQMIKFGEYIHTLFVPTSLNMVRFRPLKGTGLITMEARLVFILVDNFFGGDGRYHAKIEGREFTPTERRIVQMLLKIIFEDYKEAWAPVMDVSFEYLDSEVNPAMANIVSPTEVVVISSFHIELDGGGGDFHIALPYSMLEPIRELLDAGVQSDTEDTDLRWSKALRDEIMDVEVDLSTQLLEVDLTLQQIMELKAGDIIPVEMPEHITVFVEELPTFRAKMGRSRDNVALQISEKIKRPESVKSELHVFTKGGKKLDSDAELAELEEDLHLSEGVDLDW, from the coding sequence GTGAGCGATTTATTATCTCAAGACGAAATTGATGCGCTCTTACATGGCGTCGACGAAGTCGAAGAGGAAGATATTCACGAAGGTGATGACTTAGACAGTAATACCTTACAGTATGACTTCTCATCACAAGATCGTATTGTCCGTGGTCGTATGCCGACCCTGGAGATCGTGAATGAACGTTTTGCCCGTCATATGCGAATTAGCTTATTTAACATGATGCGCCGCACCGCAGAGGTGTCGATTAACGGCGTGCAAATGATTAAATTTGGCGAATATATTCACACCTTATTCGTGCCAACCAGTTTGAACATGGTACGTTTTCGTCCTTTGAAGGGCACAGGCCTAATTACCATGGAAGCCCGATTAGTATTCATTTTAGTGGATAACTTTTTTGGTGGAGATGGTCGCTATCATGCAAAAATTGAAGGCCGAGAATTTACCCCTACAGAGCGTCGTATCGTTCAAATGCTGCTTAAAATTATCTTTGAAGATTATAAAGAAGCATGGGCACCGGTAATGGATGTATCTTTTGAGTACCTTGACTCAGAAGTTAACCCTGCGATGGCTAACATCGTAAGTCCAACTGAAGTCGTTGTTATTAGCTCTTTCCATATTGAGCTAGATGGTGGTGGTGGTGATTTCCATATTGCACTGCCGTACTCTATGCTTGAGCCTATTCGTGAATTACTCGATGCCGGTGTGCAATCAGACACCGAAGACACTGACCTACGTTGGAGTAAAGCATTGCGTGATGAGATCATGGATGTTGAAGTGGATTTGTCGACTCAATTACTTGAGGTCGATTTAACACTACAACAAATCATGGAGCTTAAAGCTGGCGATATTATCCCTGTGGAAATGCCAGAACATATCACCGTCTTTGTAGAAGAATTGCCGACCTTTAGAGCAAAAATGGGTCGTTCTCGTGACAATGTTGCACTACAAATTAGCGAAAAAATTAAACGCCCTGAATCAGTTAAGTCAGAACTACATGTGTTCACAAAAGGTGGCAAAAAACTGGATTCAGATGCAGAATTAGCAGAACTAGAAGAAGATCTACATCTATCAGAAGGTGTGGATTTAGACTGGTAG
- the fliP gene encoding flagellar type III secretion system pore protein FliP (The bacterial flagellar biogenesis protein FliP forms a type III secretion system (T3SS)-type pore required for flagellar assembly.), producing MIKWILILASLLFLPSVNAEGIEALTITTNPDGSQDYSVTLQVLAIMTALSFIPAAVIMMTSFTRIIVVLAILRQAIGLQQTPSNQILLGMSLFLSIFIMAPIYQQVNERAIEPYLNEQVTSVQALELAKEPMKAFMLSQVRIKDLETFAKIAGYEQLDSPEDTPLIVLIPAFVTSELQTAFIIGFMFFIPFLIVDLVVASVLMAMGMMMLSPMIVSLPFKIMLFVLVDGWGLVMGTLAKSFGLGV from the coding sequence ATGATCAAGTGGATACTTATTTTAGCAAGTTTGCTGTTTTTGCCGTCGGTTAACGCTGAGGGTATAGAAGCCCTGACTATTACCACTAACCCTGATGGTTCTCAAGATTACTCTGTGACGCTACAAGTGTTAGCGATCATGACTGCGCTGAGCTTCATTCCAGCGGCAGTGATTATGATGACCTCATTTACACGGATTATTGTGGTTTTGGCGATATTACGCCAAGCAATAGGCTTACAACAGACGCCATCGAATCAGATTTTGTTAGGTATGTCGCTGTTTTTAAGTATTTTTATTATGGCGCCAATTTATCAGCAGGTGAATGAGCGCGCTATTGAGCCATACTTGAATGAGCAAGTTACCTCAGTACAAGCACTTGAGCTTGCCAAAGAGCCAATGAAAGCTTTTATGCTCTCGCAAGTTCGTATAAAAGATTTAGAGACCTTTGCGAAAATAGCTGGTTATGAGCAATTAGACTCGCCAGAAGACACCCCACTGATTGTTTTAATCCCAGCCTTTGTTACCAGTGAACTGCAAACGGCCTTTATCATTGGTTTTATGTTTTTCATTCCCTTTTTGATTGTGGATTTGGTTGTGGCCTCCGTATTAATGGCCATGGGTATGATGATGCTTTCGCCGATGATTGTATCTTTACCATTTAAGATCATGCTATTCGTGTTAGTTGATGGCTGGGGTCTTGTTATGGGCACACTTGCTAAGAGTTTCGGGCTCGGGGTGTAA
- the fliR gene encoding flagellar type III secretion system protein FliR, translated as MEFPFAVIIQWLSDFLLPLVRISSMIMIMAGLGAKNVPTRIKLGLAVVVTFVAVPMLPQATFNNLFSFEMILVVIQQMLIGVAIGFASVLLLNTFVLAGQILAMQTGLGFASVVDPSNGMNVPAVGQFYLILATLLFFVFNGHLMMIQMVIHSFEVLPIDGTWWSVDHYWDIVTWGGWMFTTALVLALAPLTAMLVINMSFGVMTRAAPQLNIFSIGFPFTLVAGLVIIWATLGNFMTQFEFQWLKMVELMCSLVGCTP; from the coding sequence ATGGAATTTCCATTTGCTGTCATTATTCAATGGCTCAGCGATTTTTTGCTACCATTGGTGCGTATTAGCTCCATGATCATGATTATGGCAGGCCTTGGTGCGAAGAATGTACCCACTCGAATTAAACTTGGTTTAGCGGTAGTCGTTACCTTTGTTGCTGTGCCTATGCTGCCACAAGCGACCTTCAATAACCTATTCTCCTTTGAAATGATCCTTGTCGTTATTCAGCAAATGCTTATTGGTGTGGCGATAGGCTTTGCTTCAGTACTATTACTAAACACTTTTGTACTAGCTGGGCAAATACTTGCAATGCAAACTGGTCTTGGTTTTGCGTCAGTTGTTGATCCATCTAACGGCATGAATGTCCCCGCGGTTGGTCAGTTCTATTTAATTTTGGCTACCTTGCTATTCTTCGTATTTAACGGTCATTTAATGATGATTCAAATGGTCATTCATAGCTTTGAGGTACTACCAATCGATGGAACTTGGTGGTCCGTTGATCATTACTGGGATATCGTCACATGGGGCGGTTGGATGTTTACTACTGCCTTGGTGCTTGCTTTAGCGCCACTGACGGCGATGCTTGTTATTAATATGTCATTTGGTGTAATGACCCGTGCGGCACCGCAATTAAATATTTTTTCGATAGGTTTTCCGTTTACCTTGGTGGCTGGTCTTGTGATTATTTGGGCTACTCTAGGTAACTTTATGACTCAATTTGAGTTTCAGTGGTTAAAAATGGTTGAGTTAATGTGCAGCCTAGTTGGTTGTACACCTTAG
- the fliQ gene encoding flagellar biosynthesis protein FliQ: MEPEIFVDILSDALFLVIKLVSAIVVPGLLVGLVVAVFQAATSINEQTLSFLPRLLITISALILGGHWFTQELMDYFTRLVMSIPEIAG; encoded by the coding sequence ATGGAACCGGAAATTTTTGTCGATATTCTGAGTGATGCACTATTTTTAGTCATTAAATTGGTATCGGCAATTGTGGTGCCAGGCTTGTTAGTCGGTCTTGTGGTGGCAGTTTTTCAAGCGGCAACATCCATCAATGAGCAAACATTAAGCTTTTTACCCCGTTTGTTAATTACAATTAGTGCATTAATTTTAGGCGGTCACTGGTTCACTCAAGAGCTTATGGACTATTTTACTCGTTTAGTGATGTCGATACCGGAGATTGCAGGCTAA